Sequence from the Flavobacterium sp. TR2 genome:
ATTTTATTGGAATCCTACTTTTCGTGTTTCCTCTCACAGTTTTAGGACAAAATGACCAAAAAAAAGAAATCAACCACCAGCTGCAAACTTGGGTCTCCATAAACACGGTCACTCGATTTGCAGATAAATGGGCTGTAATTGGCGATTTTCATATTAGACGAAACGACTTTGTGGCCGATCCCAGTTTTTATTTTTTAAGAGGTGGTTTTACTTATTTCGTAAACTCAAATCTTTCCTTAACCGCCGGATATGCGCATATGTGGCTGGCCCCTTCAAATCCCGATTGGAGTACTTTTGCAGATGAAAACAGGATTTACCAGCAGGCACAATTTAATACCAAAGTGGGAAAAGTGCACGTTTTACAGCGTTTGCGAAATGAACAGCGCTGGCAGGAAAAAATAGTAAACGACAAACCTAGCGGCGATTGGCGTTTTACAAATCGGATTCGTTATTTAATGAGTTTTACTTTTCCTATTTCAGATAAAAAGTCATGGCCCCAAATGGTTCTTTCAGATGAAATTCTTTTGCATTTTGGAGAAGAAGTGGTGTACAATACCTTAGATCAAAACCGCTTTTTCATCGGCATTAAAAAAACAATCAATCCCAAATGGAGTTATGATTTTGGCTATATGAATGTTTATCAGCAAAAATATTCTGGATATCAATACGATATGAACCATACCATCAGGCTTTTTTTCTATTTAAATACCAGCGTGAGGAAAGAACCCATACCAACGATTGAAAATTCTGGTGACGAATAAATTATAGCTTTTCAAAACCCAAAATATTGTTAGATTTGAAAGACTCAAAAAACTCAAAAGCTCTTTTTTCAGCATAAGAATACTCCGAATCGCGAAGCGGAAAAGCACAATGTCCGCCATACCTTGGAGTTTCGAGATAAACAAATGCACTGTCTCTGGCAATTGTTCTCGGGTAGCATCTTTCGCCCAAAAAAGGATCGTCTAGCGAATTGATAATCAAAACCGGAGTGGTAATATCTTTAAGCGAAAATTCTGGAGAAACGCGTTCGTAATAATCATCACGGCTTGCAAAACCATGAAGCGGAGCTGTAAAATACTGATCGACCTCATCAAAAGTAGAGATATTATCAATTTGATCACTATTGATAAAATCAGGAAATTGCGCCGCTTTGTATTTCAGCTTCTTTTTTATGTCAATTGTAAAATTCTTCAAATAAACTCTGTTAAATCCTTGCTTAAGCACCTCTGCGCTTGTGGCTATATGGGTAGGAACCGAAATAGAAACGGCAGCTTTTATGCGTTCATCTATTTTTGTCCAGCCCAAATAATTTAGCAGCTGAACACCTCCCATAGAATATCCTATCAAGTAAATATCTTCAAATCCTTTATGCAAAGCAAATTGAACAACTTCATCAAGATCGTCTACTGCGCCATGATGATACAGCCTCGGAAGACGGTTCATTTCTCCTCCGCACGTGCGATTGTTCCAGGCAAAAACCGAAAAGCCTTTCTGCTGAAAATAGGCAGCACAACTATTATTGTAGGTTCTGCGCGAATCGCCTTCTAATCCATGACATAAAATAACTGCCTTTTTAGAATCGTTTATAACATAATCGATATTGATAAAATCTCCGTCTTTCAATTCCAGTTTTTCCCTTGTGTATTGGGGAACTTCAAACTTTTTAATCAAAGCGGCATAAATGGTAGATATATGCCTGTTGCGCTGAAGAATAGAGGGAGAATTATATTCTGACTGTTCAATTAGTGGCATAACGAAGAGTTTTGTGGTACTTTTTACAAAGCTAAGAAATCATTTAATATGTAATTTAATTCTTTCTTTCTATTTGCTGTTCTTTTTAAATAATTTAACTATTATGTAAATTTCAAAACAATAAAGCATACAAACCAATTCTAAAGAAAACTAATTGTTAAATGTGCAGCAGCACAGCTCGTGAACTGCTGCCACAAGTCTAACTGTTTACTTTATTTGTATATTTGTAAAAATAGATCTCTAAAAAGCAAATCCCCTATTAATGTTTGAACTATTACCAGTAGATCCAAAAACCATTTTTCTACTTTATTTCTGGGGTAATTTTTTTACCTGCATCCTCATTTTTAGTTTTTCTTTTTCGTACGCGACGAGCGACAATAGAAAAATATTAAAATGGTTTGGGTTAGGCAAATTAATTCTGACCCTTGCTTGGATATTGGCGCTTTTACGAGACATCATCCCAGATTTTATTTCTATCAATATTGCCAATTCTATGATTCTTGGCGCCTGCTGCTTTGAAACACTTGCCATGTTATCGCTTATTAAAACAAAAGCCAAAAGGCAGTATCAGTTTCAAATAGCCATTACAGCTGCATCAATAGTATTTTTTAATATTTCGACCATTTTTGATGCCTCAATGAATACCCGTGTGATAATTGGCGGCATCGGAGTG
This genomic interval carries:
- a CDS encoding DUF2490 domain-containing protein, whose translation is MKSNFIGILLFVFPLTVLGQNDQKKEINHQLQTWVSINTVTRFADKWAVIGDFHIRRNDFVADPSFYFLRGGFTYFVNSNLSLTAGYAHMWLAPSNPDWSTFADENRIYQQAQFNTKVGKVHVLQRLRNEQRWQEKIVNDKPSGDWRFTNRIRYLMSFTFPISDKKSWPQMVLSDEILLHFGEEVVYNTLDQNRFFIGIKKTINPKWSYDFGYMNVYQQKYSGYQYDMNHTIRLFFYLNTSVRKEPIPTIENSGDE
- a CDS encoding YheT family hydrolase gives rise to the protein MPLIEQSEYNSPSILQRNRHISTIYAALIKKFEVPQYTREKLELKDGDFINIDYVINDSKKAVILCHGLEGDSRRTYNNSCAAYFQQKGFSVFAWNNRTCGGEMNRLPRLYHHGAVDDLDEVVQFALHKGFEDIYLIGYSMGGVQLLNYLGWTKIDERIKAAVSISVPTHIATSAEVLKQGFNRVYLKNFTIDIKKKLKYKAAQFPDFINSDQIDNISTFDEVDQYFTAPLHGFASRDDYYERVSPEFSLKDITTPVLIINSLDDPFLGERCYPRTIARDSAFVYLETPRYGGHCAFPLRDSEYSYAEKRAFEFFESFKSNNILGFEKL